The Campylobacter armoricus sequence TCATTTAATACATAAGCTACCAAAGAAAGATTACGCACGATAATATTTTCTTCATAATTGCACGCAAATTTATGCGTATAAAAATTACTCGCAAAACTCTCTTTAATACTTTCTTGATCAAAACCAAAAGTATTAGCACATAAAAATTTACTCACTAAAGCAGATTTAATCAAACCTTGCAAGTCAATCACAACATCATATTTGTTTTGTCTTGCTTCAAAAAGCATAGCAAAAACTTCTTTAAATTTTCTATCTTTCAAAGGCAGGGCATATACTTCATTAATCATTGGATGATCTTGCAACAAACCTGCAAATCTTGCATCTACAAACCAATCAATACTCGCCTTAGGATAATGCTTTTTAATAAATTGCAAAACAATCACCGCATGGATGATATCTCCAAGTGCAGATAATTTAACCAATCCTATTTTCATATGCTACTTTATTTTTAAATTTTCTGTTATGATTGTAACAAAGATTTTTTTAAAAAAAGGTTTATTATGCAAGAATATATTTGTGTGTTTGATTGTGAAAGTATTCCTGATATAGAGCTAATTAAACACATTTATGATTTTAATGGCGATGATTTAAGTATTAGCAAACAAGCTTTAAGTAAGCAAAAAGAAGAAAGCGGAAGTGAGTTTTTACCCTTACCTTTTCATAAAATTATAAGCATTTGTGCAGTGATTGCAGATAAATTTGGAAATTTCATAAAAGTTAATAAAATCAAAGGCGAGAGTGAAAAACAAATGCTAGAAGAATTTTTTAACTTCATAGAAAAACACCAACCTCGTCTTGTTAGCTTTAATGGTAAAAGCTATGATATGCCTTTGCTTGTCATAAGAGCTTTAAAGTATAATATCAACGCAAGTGCGTATTTAGATGCAAGTGATAAATGGAATAATTACAAAAGTAAATTTGCTGAAGAAAAGCATTGTGATTTATTAGAATCTTTAGGAAGTTTTGGTCAAAAAGGTTTAAGGCTCGATACACTTTGTGCTATGGCAGGACTTCCTGGAAAGTATGATATGCATGGAAATGAAGTATTAGAACTTTTCTATCAAAACAAAGTAGAAAAAATTCACGAATATTGTGAAAGTGATGTGCTAAATACCTATATGTTATTTTTAAAATACGAACTCATTAAAGGAAATTTAACTCAAGAAGATTATCTAAATATTTTGGAGCATTTTAAAGAACAGCTTTTACAAAAACATAGCGATAAAAGTTATCAAAAACCATTTTTAGAGGCCATAGAAAAAGAAAAAAATAAGTTTTAAATTAATTAAGAAAAGTATATTAAAATAACTATTATTAAACATCACAAAAAGGATAAAAATGAAAATTTTAATCACCGGTGGCGCAGGATACATAGGTTCTCATACTTTAAAACAATTTTTAGAAACAAATCATGAAATTTGTGTGTTAGATAATCTTTCAAAAGGTAGCAAAAAAAGCTTAGATGAACTTTCTAAGATTAAACCTTTTAAGTTTTTTGAGCAAGATTTAAGCGATTATGCTGGGATTAAAAAACTTTTTAAAGAAGAAAAATTTGATGCGATTGTGCATTTTGCAGCAAGTATTGAAGTGCCTGAAAGTATGGAAAATCCTTTAAAATACTATATGAACAACACCGCAAATACAAGCAATTTAATCCAAACTTGTTTAGAAACAGGTGTAAAGAAATTCATTTTTTCTTCAACCGCAGCTACTTATGGAGAGCCACAAACTCCTATCGTAGATGAACAAAGTCCGTTAGCACCGATTAATCCTTATGGGCAAAGCAAACTAATGAGTGAAAAAGTCTTACAAGATGCTAATATGGCTAATCCTGAATTTAAATACTGCATTTTAAGGTATTTCAATGTAGCAGGTGCTTGCATGAGTTATCCTATAGGTCAACGCTATCCAAAAGCTACTTTGCTTATCAAGGTTGCTGCTGAAGTAGCCATGGGAAAAAGAGAAAAGCTTTATATTTTTGGCGATGATTATAATACCAAAGATGGCACTTGTATAAGAGATTTTATCCATGTTGATGATATTTCAAGTGCGCATTTAGCCGCTTTAGAATACCTAGAGAATAACGAAAGCAATATTTTCAATGTTGGCTATGGACATGGCTTTAGTGTAAAAGAAGTTATTGAAACCATGAAAAAAGTAAGTGGAGTTGATTTTAAAGTAGAGCTTGCACCAAAAAGAGCTGGGGATCCTTCTGTACTTATTTCAAATGCAGATAAAATCAAAACTCTAACTAATTGGAAACCAAAATATGATGATTTAGAATTAATCTGCAAAAGTGCTTATGAGTGGGAAAAACAGTGTTAAAAAAACTTTTTTATATACTCAATGCCCATGATAAGAAATTTTTATTTGCTTTACTTATTTTTTCTATTTTTATAGGATTTATAGAAAGCTTTGCTATTTCTTTAATCATGCCTTTTGTATCAGTGGCGAGTAATTTTGAGCTTTTAGAAAAAAGCTCCTATTTTCAACCTATATATGAGTATTTAAATTTACCAAGTTATAAAATTATTGCTTATTTTGGCTGTATATTAATCGCCTTTTATATTTTTAGAGCCTTTTTAAATGCTTTTTATTTTCATTTGCTCGCACGCTTTTCTAAAGGGCGCTATCACAGCCTTGCTTGTCGTATTTTTGATAAATACTTACATCTTGAATATGAAAATTTTACTAATAAAAATCAATCAGAACTTTTAAAAACTATCACTCAAGAAGTATTTCATTTAAGCACTTTAATTAGTGCATTTTTGCTTATGCTAAGTGAAAGCTTTGTGGTGTTTTTGCTTTATACTTTATTGCTAATTATCAACTATAAAATCACCCTAGCTTTAAGTGCTTTTTTACTTTTAAATGCTTTTATTTTGATTAAAATTCTCTCACCCTTAGTGAAAAAAGCTTCCATAGCTAGAGAAGAGGCGATGAAAAATTATTTTGAAATTTTAAATGCAAATTTAAACAATCTTAAAATCATCAAACTCAAAACCAAAGAACAAAGCACACAAAAGCTTTATGAAATTCAAAGTGGGCTTTTTGCCAAAGCAAACATTAGCAATGAAAGCATGTCAAGCATACCTAGAATTTATCTCGAAGGTATAGGTTTTTGTATGCTTTGTTTTATCGTGGTGTATTTGGTTTTAAGATATGAAAGTGATATTTCATCTATTTTAGCAACTATTACCATTTTTGTAGTAGCTCTTTATAGGCTTATGCCAAGTGCAAATCGTATCATTACAAGTTATAATGAAATCACATATTATAAAAACTCTTTAGATATTATTTATAACATACTTAATGAAAAAGAAGAAAAGCTAGGTGATGAAAATATTGAATTTAAAGAAAAAATCGCTTTAAAAAATCTTTTCTTTGCTTATAAGGGTAAGAAAAATTTATTTAAAAATTTAAATTTTACACTTAAAAAAAATGAAAAAATCGCTTTTATAGGCAAAAGTGGGAGTGGAAAAAGCACTTTGGTCGATCTTATCATAGGTCTTTTAAAACCAAGTGATGGAACAATTTTTGTTGATAGTGTTAAATTAAGCGAAAATAATTTAAAAAGTTTTAGAAGTAAAATTGGCTACATACCTCAACAAATTTATCTTTTTAATGATTCTATTGCTAAAAATATTAGTTTTGGAGAAGAAGTTGATGAAAAACTTTTACATAAAGTTATAAAACAAGCTAATCTTGAAAGTTTTGTTAATTCACTTGAAGATGGAGTGCATACCAAGGTAGGTGATTCAGGTTCGTTTTTAAGTGGCGGACAAAGACAAAGAATAGCCATAGCAAGAGCACTTTACCAACAACCTGAAATTTTAGTTTTAGATGAAGCAACTAGTGCTCTTGATCAAGAAAGTGAAGCAAAAATTATGGAAGAAATTTATAAAATTTCAAAAGATAAAACTTTAATCATCATCGCTCATAGACTCTCAACCATACAAGGCTGTGATAGAGTATTTGAAGTAGATCATGGAAATTTAAAGGAACAAGTATGAAAATCACTTTCATTATAGCGACTTTAAATTCAGGTGGTGCTGAAAGAGTATTAGTCACTTTAGCTAATGAGTTTTGTAAAAATCATGAAATAAATATTATTAAATTTCATAAAGAAGACTCATTTTACAAGCTTGATCCAAAAATCAACCTTTTCACCCTAGAACAATTTGACTTTTCTACTCTTTATAATAAAATAGTCTCACGCATTAAAAAATTCAAAGCTTTAAAACAAGCACTTAAAAACCATGAAAGTGATGTTTTTATCTCATTTTTAGATACAACCAATATTGCTTGTATTTGGGCAAACAAAGACTCAAATATACCTTTAATCATTAGTGAACATAGCTCTTATACTTATTTAAAATCTAAAATTTGGAAATTTTTACGCCGTATAAGTTTTCCTTATGCTAATGCTTTAACAGTGCTAAGTAATGATGATAAAAAATACTATGAAAGCTTTGTTAAAAAAGTTATCAATATGCCAAATCCTTGCCATTTTCACCCCATAAAAGAAAATTTAGAAAAAGAAAATAATGTCATTTTCGTAGGCAGACTTGATCATAACAAAAACGCTTCAATGTTTTTAAAAGCTATTGCAAGGTTGGATAAAAATTTACAAAATCAATATAATTTTTTAATAGCAGGTGATGGAGAATTAAGACAAGATTTAGAACTAGAAGCCAAGAGTTTAAATATCAAAGTTCAATTTTTAGGTAAAGTTGAAAATATGCAAGAATTATACAAAAAAGCAAAAATTATTTGTCTTTGTTCTTTTATAGAAGGTTTGCCAACGATTTTACTTGAAAGTTTATATTATCAAGTAGCACGCATTAGTACTAAATACACAAGTGGTCACAAAGATTTAATCGATGATGGTAAAGATGGGTTTTTAGTAGATTTAGATGATGAAAAGGCTTTAAGTGAAAAACTCACCCTTTTAATGCAAGATGAAAATTTAAGAAAAGAATTAGCACTCAATGCTCAAAAACGATGTAAAGATTATGAAGTAGCCAATGTGGCACAAAAGTGGCTTGGTTTAATCAAAGAAGTAAGGGTTTAAAATGAAAAAACTTGCAATTTTTATATATTCTTTAGGAAGTGGTGGTGCTGAAAGAGTTGTATCCACATTGCTACCGATTTTAAATTTGAAATACGAAGTACATTTGATTTTGATGAATGATAAAATTTCATATGATATTCCTGAAGTTAATATTCATTATCTTGAAAAATCAATCCCAAGCGAAAGTAATTTAGCCAAATTTTTAAAACTACCCTTACTAGCTATGAAATACAAAAAACTTTGTGAAGATTTAAAAATAGATTTACAATTTGTATTATTAAATAGACCTAATTATATTGCATTAATGGCAAAATCTCTAGGACTTAAATCAACTCTTATCATCAATGAATGCACCACTCCAAGTGTGATTTATAAACACAATAATCTAAATTCTTTTATCAATAAATTTCTTATAAAAAAGCTTTATAATAAAGCAGATTTAATCTTAGCAAATTCTTTAGGCAACAAAGAAGATTTAATACAAAATTTCAACATAGAAGCTAAGAAATGTGATATTTTATACAATGCCATAGATTTAGAGAATATTTTAGAAAAATCTAAAGAGAAAATAGACTTTAAAGAGCCTTTTATACTAAGCGTTGGAAGGCTTGATCATGGTAAAAATCATACTATGCTTATAAGAGCTTATGCAAAAGTTAAAACTGATTTAAAATTAGTCATTTTAGGTGAGGGTATTTTAAAAGATGAGCTTTTAGCTTTAATTGAAGAATTAAATTTAAAAAATAAAGTCTTTTTGCTAGGTTTTGATAAAAATCCTTATAAATACATGAGTAAATGTGATTTTTTTGCTTTTGCTTCAAGTTTTGAGGGTTTTTCAAATGTTTTAATCGAGTGCTTAGCTTGTAATTGTGCTGTGCTTTGTACTGATCACAAAAGTGGTGCAAGAGAGTTATTTTTAAATGATGAATTTGGGCTTTTAGTAAAGGTAGATGATGAAAAAGCTATGCAAGAAGGTTTAGAAAAAATGTGTAATGATGAAGAATTAAAAACAAACTATAGACAAAAAGCTTTTTTGCGTGCAAAAGAATTTGATAAAATTAGCATAGCAAAGCAATTGTTTGAATTTTTTAATAAGGTTTAAAATGAAATTTCAGCAAAACTTTACTAGTAATAATTCTATAAAATATACTTGTGTTTTAATCCTTCTAGCTTTTGCTTTTAGTATTTTGTGTAGATTATACTGGGTAGCTTGGGCGAGTGAGTTTTATGAGTTTTTCTTTAATGATCAACTTATGATCACAACTAATGATGGTTATGCTTTTGCAGAAGGTGCAAGAGATATGATAGCAGGCTTTCATCAAGCTAATGATTTATCTTATTTTGGAAGCTCACTTTCTACTTTAACTTATTGGCTTTATAATATTTTACCTTTTAGCTTTGAAAGTATTATTTTATATATGAGTACTTTTTTTGCTTCTTTGATTGTTGTGCCTATTATATTAATCGCAAGAGAATACAAACTCACTACTTATGGCTTTATAGCAGCTTTGCTTGCAAGTATTGCAAATAGTTATTATAACCGCACTATGAGTGGGTATTATGATACTGATATGTTGGTTTTAGTTTTACCAATGTTTATTTTGCTTACTTTTATACGCTTAACTATCAATAAAGATATTTTCACCCTTCTTTTAAGTCCGATTTTCATCATGATTTATTTATGGTGGTATCCATCAAGCTATTCTTTAAATTTTGCCATGATAGGACTTTTTGGACTTTATATTTTAGTATTTCATAGAAAAGAAAAGATTTTTTATCTAGCTATTGCTTTAATGATTATTGCTTTAAGTATGCTAGCATGGCAATATAAACTTGCTTTTATTGTATTGTTATTTGCTATTTTTGCTTTTAAAGAAGAAAAAATCAATTTTTATATGATTTGGAGTCTGATTTTTATCAGTATATTGATTTTGTTTTTGAGTGGTGGTTTAGATCCTGTTTTATACCAGCTAAAGTTTTATGTTCTCAAAGCTTCAGATGTACAAAATTTAAAAGATGCTGCTTTTGTATATTTTAATGTTAATGAAACCATTATGGAAGTAAATACCATTGATCCTGAAGTATTTATGCAAAGAATTAGCTCTAGTGTTTTGGTATTTATTCTTTCTTTTATAGGTTTTATCTTACTTTGTAAAGATCACAAAAGTATGCTTTTAGCCCTACCTATGCTTGCTTTAGGTTTTATGGCTTTAAGAGCTGGGCTTAGATTTACCATTTATGCAGTTCCTGTAATGGCTTTGGGTTTTGGATACTTTTTATATGCATTTTTTAATTTTTTAGAAAAAAAACAAATAAAACTTAGTTTAAAAAATAAAAACATCTTACTAATATTCATTACATTTTTTAGCATAATACCTGCCTTATTACATATATATTATTATAAATCATCTACCGTTTTTACTTCTTATGAAGCTAGTATTTTAAATGATTTAAAAAATAAAGCTCAAAGAGAAGATTATGTTCTTACTTGGTGGGATTATGGTTATCCAATACGCTATTATAGTGATGTAAAAACCTTAATCGATGGTGGAAAACACCTAGGAAAAGATAACTTCTTCTCATCTTTTATCTTAAGCAAAGAACAAATTCCAGCAGCTAATATGGCAAGACTTAGTGTGGAATATACAGAAAAATCTTTTAAAGAAAACTATCCTGATATTTTAAAAGCTATGGTTAAAGATTATAATCAAACAAATGCTACAAATTTTTTAGAAAGTTTAAATAATAAAGATTTTAAATTTGATACTAACAAAACAAGAGATGTATATATTTATATGCCTTATAGAATGTTACGCATTATGCCTGTTGTAGCTCAATTTGCAAATACAAATCCTGATAATGGAGAACAAGAAAAAAGTTTATTTTTCTCTCAAGCTAACGCTATAGCTCAAGATAAAACCACAGGTTCTGTTATGCTTGATAATGGAGTAGAAATTATCAATGATTTTAGAGCTTTAAAACTAGAAGGTGCGACTATACCTTTAAAAGCTTTTGTAGATATAGAATCAATCACTAATGGCAAATTTTATTACAATGAAATTGATTCAAAAGCTCAAATTTATTTACTCTTTTTAAGAGAATACAAAAGCTTTGTGATTTTAGATGAAAGTCTTTACAATAGTTCTTATATACAGATGTTTTTATTAAATCAATACGATCAAGATTTATTTGAGCAAATTACCAATGATGCAAGAGCAAAAATTTATAGGCTAAAAAAATGAAAATAGGAATTTTAACCCATAGTGCAATGAGTGTGTATTATTTTCGTCTTGCACTCATTAGAGCTTTAGAAAAAAATAATCATGAAGTTATAATCATCACTCCAAAAGATGATTTTGCTATCAAATTACAAGAGCTAGGCTATAAGGTTTGCTTTTATGATTTGGCTAGATCAAGCATTAATCCTTTGGTTGTTTTTAAAAATCTACTTAGTTTAAAAAATACACTTAAAAGTTTAAATTTAGATCTTTTACAAACAAGCGCACACAAAAGCAATACAACAGGTATTATAGCAGCTAAAATGGCAGGCATTAAATATACTTTTGGCTTGGTTGAGGGCTTAGGAAGTTTTTATATTGATGATGATTTTAAAAGCAAATTAGTAAGAATGAGTATTAACTTACTTTATAAAATTTCTTTTAAACTTGCCAATGGTTTTATTTTTGTCAATGAAAGCAATGCTTTATTTATGAAAAATTTAGGCTTACAAGAAGAAAAAATAAAAATCATTAAATCAGTAGGGTTAAATTTAAAACAATTTTTACCTTTAAAAATTACCACAGAAGAAAAACAAGCTTTTTTAAAAAAATATAATATGCCCGATAAACCTATTGTTTTAATGATTTCAAGAGCACTTTGGCATAAAGGTATTAAAGAATTTTATGAAGCAAGTAAAATTTTAAAAGATAAGGCAAATTTTGTTCTAGTGGGTGGAGTTGATGATAATAAATCTTGTGCTCCATTAGAATTTTTACACTCAAATGATGTTTTTTATCTAGGTGCAAGAAGCGATATTACACATTTATTAAATTTATGCGATATTTTTGTTTTACCAAGTTATAAAGAAGGCTATCCAAGAACCGTTTTAGAAGCACAAGCTTGTAAAAAAGCGTGTGTGGTAAGTGATGCTGAAGGTTGCATTGAAGCAGTGGATAATGCCATAGATGGTTTAATTTGTAAAAGCAAAGATAGTAAAGATTTAGCAGAAAAAATTGCTGTTTTATTAGAGGATGAAAAACTAAAAAATACTTTAGCACAAAATGCTTTTCTTAGGGCACAAAATTATGATGAGAATATCATAGCTTTGAAATATCTTGACTTTTATAGGGGTTTTATAAATGTATAAAAATGGTTTAAAGCGTGTTTTTGACTTTTTTTTGGCTTTGATTTTATTAGTTATTTTTTTACCCTTTATAATACTCATTGCAATTATCTTAAAAATTGTGCAAGGAAGTGTTCTTTTTAAACAAGCAAGACCGGGATTGAATGAAAAAATTTTTTATATTTATAAATTCAAAACAATGAGTGATGAAACAGATAAAAATGGAGAATTACTTCCTGATGAATTACGCCTAAAGCCTTTTGGCAAACTAGTTAGAAGTTTGAGTTTAGATGAATTACCGCAGCTTTTTAATGTACTTAAAGGTGATATGAGTTTCATAGGCCCAAGACCTTTGCTTGTAGAATACTTGCCCTTATACAACCAAGAACAAAAAAAACGCCATAATGTAAGACCTGGTATTACAGGTTGGGCACAAATTAATGGACGAAATGCTATTTCTTGGGAGCAAAAATTTAAATATGATGTAGAATATGTGCAAAATTGTTCTTTTTTATTTGATCTTAAAATATTTTTTATGACTATCATTAAAGTTTTAAAAAGAAGTGGGGTTAATAAAGAAGGAACTGCTACAACGGATAAATTCAATGGACACAACTAAAAGTATTTATATATACGGTTCTAGCGGACATGGCTTAGTCTGTGCTGATGTGGCTAAAAATTTAGGATATGAAAAAATCATTTTTTTAGATGATTATAAAGGCTTAAAATATCATTCAAATTTAGAAAAACACGATATGTTTATTGCTATTGGTGCAAATCATATTAGAGAAAAACTTTTCAAAAAAGCAAAAGAAGATGGATTTAGATTAGTAAATTTGATACACAAAAGTGCTATTATTAGTTCAAGTGCTTTTTTGGACGATGAAGGTATTTTAATTATGCCAAATGTAGTAGTTAATGCTAAAGCTAGTATAGCAAAAGGCGTGATTTTAAATACTGCTTGTGTGATTGAGCATGAGTGTTTTGTAGATGAATTTAGCCATATTAGTGTTGGAGCTAAATTAACAGGAAATGTAAAAATAGGCAAGCGTTGTTTTTTGGGAGTTAATTCAAGCGTTATTCCTTGTATAAGTGTAAATGATGATATAACCTTGGGCGCAGGAGCAGTTGTGGTTAAAAACTTAACTTCTAAAGGCATTTATACTGGAGTTCCTGCTAAGAAAATAAAGGAGGCAAAATGAGATTTTTTTTATCAGCACCACATATGAGTGGAAAAGAATTAGAATATATACACAAAGCTTTTGAAAGTAATTACATAGCACCTTTAGGTGAGTTTGTTAATGCATTAGAACAAAGCATTAAAGATTATACAAAAAGCTCTAATGCTCTTGCTCTAAATGCAGCCACTGCAGCTATTCATCTAGCTTTAAGAGTTTTGGGTATCAAAGAAGGTGATGTAGTGTTAGCTTCAAGTTTTACTTTTATAGCTTCAGTAGCACCGATTTCTTATATGAATGCTACACCTGTATTTATTGATTGTGATGAAACTTATAATTTAGATGTAAATTTATTAAAAAAAGCTATCAAAGAAAGTCCTAAAAAGCCAAAAGCTCTCATTTTAACACACCTTTATGGCAATGCTTCTAAAATGGATGAGATTGTTCAAATTTGCAAGGAAAATGAGATTTTTTTAATCGAAGATGCTGCTGAAGCTTTAGGAAGTTTTTATAAGAACAAAGCTTTAGGAACTTTTGGAGATTTTGGGATATACTCTTTTAATGGTAATAAAATCATCACAACAGGTGGTGGAGGTATGCTTGTAAGTGAAAATTATCTCAACCTTGAAAAAGCAAGATTTTATAGCACCCAAGCTAGAGAAAATTGTCTTCATTATGAGCATAAAGAATATGGTTATAATTATAGAATGAGTAATATCTTAGGTGCAATCGGCACTGCACAAATGGAAATTTTAGAAGAAAGAGTTAATAAAAAGCGTGAAATTTATAGCTGGTATAAAGAATTTTTAAGTGGAACTTTTACCTTTTTAGATGAACTTGAAAATACTAGATCAAATCGTTGGTTAAGTACTACTATACTTGATTTTGATCAAAACAAACTTAATACTTATGAAAAACATTGTATTTGTGAAAATAAAAATGTTCAAATTCAAGATAAAATTTTAAAAATTATTCAAACTTTAAAAGATAACAAAATCGAAAGTCGCCCACTTTGGAAACCTATGCATTTACAAGAGCTTTACAAAGGCTGCGATGCTTACTTAAATGGTAATAGTGAGTTTTTCTTTAGCAATGGAATTTGTCTTCCAAGTGCAACTACTATGAGTAAGGCTGATGTAGAAGAGGTTTCTACTTTAATCTTAAATACCTTAAAGGACTAAGATGGATTATAAAAGCAAACGCTTAGGTTTTTTCCTAAGTGCTGATATTTTACTTTTTGTAATAAGCATTTATTTGTCTTTTTCTTTACGCTTTAGTGCAGATATCCCAAGCAATTTTTATGAAGGTATGTTTAAAAGTGCTGTGATTTTAATCTTACTTAAAATCATTTTTCTAGCATTTTTTAGAATTTATCAAGTTGCTTGGAGATTTTTTTCACTTAATGAAGCACGCAAATTAGTCATTGCGTTAGCTTTAGCAGAACTTGTATTTTTGGCAATTTATTATTTTTATGATGATTTTTTCAACCCTTTTCCTAGAAGCGTTATAGGAATAGATTTTGTTTTATCTTGCATGCTAATTGGAAGTTTGCGTATTAGCAAAAGAATGGTGGTTGATTTTAGAAAACCAAAATACAATGACGAATATCCTTGTATAGTAGTTGGAGCTACTTCAAAGGCTTTGCATTTATTAAAAGGAGCTAAAGAAGGAAGCTTGGGACTTTTTCCTATAGCTGTAGTAGATGAGCGTAAAAACTTAATAGGCACTTATTGTGATAAATTTATAGTTGAAGAAAAAGAAGCGATTAAAAAATATACCGCTGAAGGTATTCATACTGCTATCATTGCTTTAAAACTTGAGCAAGAAGAACTTAAAAAGCTTTTTGATGAGCTAATTGCTTATGGGATTAATGATATAAAACTCTTTTCTTTTACACAAAATGAAGCTAGAGATATAAGCATTGAAGATTTACTAGCACGCAAACCAAAAGATTTAGATAATGCTTGCGTAATTGATTTTATCAAAAATAAAATAGTTTTAGTTAGTGGAGCCGGTGGAACTATAGGAAGTGAGCTTTGCAAACAATGTATCAAATTTGGCGCAAAACACTTAATCATGCTTGATCATAGTGAATATAATTTATATAAAATCAACGAAGAATTAAGCCCGTATAAAGAAAAAATTGAACCTATTATGATGAGTATTTTAGACAAAGAAGCTCTAGAAAAACTTTTACAAGAAAAAAACATAGATTTAATTTTACACGCAGCAGCTTATAAACATGTTCCTTTGTGTGAGCAAAATCCACATTCGGCTATTTTAAATAACATCATAGGTACCAAAAATTTAATCGATCTTGCAAAAACTTATAAGGTTGCTAAATTTGTTATGATAAGTACTGATAAAGCTGTAAGGCCAACTAATATCATGGGTTGTACAAAAAGAATTTGTGAGCTTTATGCGCTAAGTTCAAGTTGTGAAAATTTTGAAGTAGCTTGTGTGCGTTTTGGTAATGTTTTAGGCTCAAGTGGAAGTGTTATACCTAAATTCAAAGCCCAAATTGCTGCTAATGAGCCACTTACCCTTACTCATCCTAATATAGTGCGTTATTTTATGCTAGTAGATGAAGCTGTACAACTTGTCTTGCAAGCTGCTGCTATTGCTAAAGGTGGAGAATTATTTGTCCTTGATATGGGCGAACCAGTAAAAATTATGGATCTAGCTAAAAAAATGCTTTTACTTTCTAATAAAAAATTAGAGATAAAAATCACTGGACTTAGAAAAGGTGAAAAGCTCTATGAAGAACTTTTAATTCACGAAAATGATTTAAAAACGCAATATGAAAGTATTTTTGTAACTACTAGTGAAATTAAGGATCTAAAAATTTTAAATAAGGAAATAGAAAGATTACTTCAAAGCCCAGATCCTACAAAAGTTTTAAAGGAAATTGTACCTGAATTTAATCACAATAAAAATGGAGAATAATTAAATTCTAATTTTATTTTAAAATTGATATAATATACACTTTAATTGATTAATAAAAATAAAAATGATACAATTACATTTTAGTGTAAATTAAATAATCTAATAAAGGAAAAAAAGTGAAGTTATTGGTAGTTGATGATAGTTCTACTATGAGAAGAATAATCAAAAATACTCTTGTGAGATTAGGTCATAAAGATGTTTTAGAAGCTGAACATGGCGTTGAAGCTTGGGATTTACTTTCACA is a genomic window containing:
- the galE gene encoding UDP-glucose 4-epimerase GalE — protein: MKILITGGAGYIGSHTLKQFLETNHEICVLDNLSKGSKKSLDELSKIKPFKFFEQDLSDYAGIKKLFKEEKFDAIVHFAASIEVPESMENPLKYYMNNTANTSNLIQTCLETGVKKFIFSSTAATYGEPQTPIVDEQSPLAPINPYGQSKLMSEKVLQDANMANPEFKYCILRYFNVAGACMSYPIGQRYPKATLLIKVAAEVAMGKREKLYIFGDDYNTKDGTCIRDFIHVDDISSAHLAALEYLENNESNIFNVGYGHGFSVKEVIETMKKVSGVDFKVELAPKRAGDPSVLISNADKIKTLTNWKPKYDDLELICKSAYEWEKQC
- a CDS encoding 3'-5' exonuclease yields the protein MQEYICVFDCESIPDIELIKHIYDFNGDDLSISKQALSKQKEESGSEFLPLPFHKIISICAVIADKFGNFIKVNKIKGESEKQMLEEFFNFIEKHQPRLVSFNGKSYDMPLLVIRALKYNINASAYLDASDKWNNYKSKFAEEKHCDLLESLGSFGQKGLRLDTLCAMAGLPGKYDMHGNEVLELFYQNKVEKIHEYCESDVLNTYMLFLKYELIKGNLTQEDYLNILEHFKEQLLQKHSDKSYQKPFLEAIEKEKNKF
- the pglK gene encoding BC-type lipopolysaccharide transporter PglK is translated as MLKKLFYILNAHDKKFLFALLIFSIFIGFIESFAISLIMPFVSVASNFELLEKSSYFQPIYEYLNLPSYKIIAYFGCILIAFYIFRAFLNAFYFHLLARFSKGRYHSLACRIFDKYLHLEYENFTNKNQSELLKTITQEVFHLSTLISAFLLMLSESFVVFLLYTLLLIINYKITLALSAFLLLNAFILIKILSPLVKKASIAREEAMKNYFEILNANLNNLKIIKLKTKEQSTQKLYEIQSGLFAKANISNESMSSIPRIYLEGIGFCMLCFIVVYLVLRYESDISSILATITIFVVALYRLMPSANRIITSYNEITYYKNSLDIIYNILNEKEEKLGDENIEFKEKIALKNLFFAYKGKKNLFKNLNFTLKKNEKIAFIGKSGSGKSTLVDLIIGLLKPSDGTIFVDSVKLSENNLKSFRSKIGYIPQQIYLFNDSIAKNISFGEEVDEKLLHKVIKQANLESFVNSLEDGVHTKVGDSGSFLSGGQRQRIAIARALYQQPEILVLDEATSALDQESEAKIMEEIYKISKDKTLIIIAHRLSTIQGCDRVFEVDHGNLKEQV
- a CDS encoding N-acetylgalactosamine-N,N'-diacetylbacillosaminyl-diphospho-undecaprenol 4-alpha-N-acetylgalactosaminyltransferase, whose amino-acid sequence is MKKLAIFIYSLGSGGAERVVSTLLPILNLKYEVHLILMNDKISYDIPEVNIHYLEKSIPSESNLAKFLKLPLLAMKYKKLCEDLKIDLQFVLLNRPNYIALMAKSLGLKSTLIINECTTPSVIYKHNNLNSFINKFLIKKLYNKADLILANSLGNKEDLIQNFNIEAKKCDILYNAIDLENILEKSKEKIDFKEPFILSVGRLDHGKNHTMLIRAYAKVKTDLKLVILGEGILKDELLALIEELNLKNKVFLLGFDKNPYKYMSKCDFFAFASSFEGFSNVLIECLACNCAVLCTDHKSGARELFLNDEFGLLVKVDDEKAMQEGLEKMCNDEELKTNYRQKAFLRAKEFDKISIAKQLFEFFNKV
- the pglH gene encoding GalNAc-alpha-(1->4)-GalNAc-alpha-(1->3)-diNAcBac-PP-undecaprenol alpha-1,4-N-acetyl-D-galactosaminyltransferase, whose protein sequence is MKITFIIATLNSGGAERVLVTLANEFCKNHEINIIKFHKEDSFYKLDPKINLFTLEQFDFSTLYNKIVSRIKKFKALKQALKNHESDVFISFLDTTNIACIWANKDSNIPLIISEHSSYTYLKSKIWKFLRRISFPYANALTVLSNDDKKYYESFVKKVINMPNPCHFHPIKENLEKENNVIFVGRLDHNKNASMFLKAIARLDKNLQNQYNFLIAGDGELRQDLELEAKSLNIKVQFLGKVENMQELYKKAKIICLCSFIEGLPTILLESLYYQVARISTKYTSGHKDLIDDGKDGFLVDLDDEKALSEKLTLLMQDENLRKELALNAQKRCKDYEVANVAQKWLGLIKEVRV